One region of Chryseobacterium muglaense genomic DNA includes:
- a CDS encoding YicC family protein, protein MILSMTGFGRAEGVFEGKKISIDIKSLNSKSFDLNIKIPLRYKEKEFEVRKILNDRIIRGKVDCYVNLENLEETNDVKINRGLIDSYMNELKNIASDGPDFEYLKMAVRLPDAITSRPDELGEGEWEALAKIVNAAVDKFQEFRKTEGKILHEELERNIKNIDKYLSEVIPYEEVRINSVKERYMKTLKEFENVDETRFYQEMAYFTEKLDISEEKVRLAQHLKYYSEVMENEDFNGKKLGFISQEIGREINTLGSKANHAEIQKLVVMMKDDLEKIKEQTLNVL, encoded by the coding sequence ATGATTTTATCAATGACCGGCTTTGGTAGAGCCGAAGGTGTTTTTGAAGGAAAAAAAATTTCAATCGATATTAAATCACTGAACAGCAAGAGCTTTGATTTAAATATCAAAATTCCTTTGCGCTACAAAGAAAAAGAATTTGAAGTAAGAAAAATTCTAAACGATAGAATCATCCGCGGAAAGGTAGATTGCTATGTTAATCTTGAGAATCTTGAAGAAACCAATGACGTAAAAATCAATAGAGGTTTAATCGATTCTTATATGAATGAGCTTAAAAATATCGCTTCAGACGGACCTGATTTTGAATACCTTAAAATGGCAGTAAGACTTCCTGACGCGATTACTTCAAGACCTGACGAGTTGGGTGAAGGAGAATGGGAAGCTTTAGCTAAAATAGTAAACGCAGCAGTCGATAAATTCCAGGAATTCAGAAAAACAGAAGGAAAAATTCTTCACGAAGAGTTGGAAAGAAACATCAAAAATATAGATAAGTATCTTTCAGAAGTTATTCCTTATGAAGAAGTAAGAATTAATTCTGTGAAAGAGCGTTACATGAAAACTCTAAAAGAATTTGAAAATGTTGACGAGACTCGTTTTTATCAGGAAATGGCTTATTTCACTGAGAAATTAGATATTTCTGAAGAAAAAGTAAGACTTGCCCAGCATTTGAAATATTATTCTGAAGTGATGGAAAATGAAGATTTTAACGGAAAAAAACTTGGTTTTATTTCGCAGGAAATCGGAAGAGAAATCAACACTTTAGGTTCAAAAGCCAATCATGCAGAAATTCAGAAATTGGTGGTAATGATGAAAGATGATTTGGAGAAAATTAAAGAGCAAACATTAAACGTATTATAA
- a CDS encoding efflux RND transporter permease subunit — MLKQFIDRPVLSTVISIILLLLGAMSVFNLPITLFPDIAPPSVQVTAFYPGANAEVVARSVAVPIEEAVNGVENMTYMTSNSSNDGSMTLSVFFKQGSDPDNAAVNVQNRVSKAMSQLPQEVVQAGISTQKVQNSMIMFMGLSSDDPKQYDELFLQNYLKINVIPQIQRIPGVAQAQVFGTRDYSMRLWLKPDRLAANNLSPQEVLAAVKDHNLEAAPGRLGQGSKETYEYILKYKGKLNKNEDYENIAIKSNSDGSFLRLKDVARVEFGSYTYTAANRVDGKPVAGFAILQTAGSNANEILTDIEKQVEQMKPSLPKGIEPIIMYNSKDFLDASIHQVVETLIIAFILVFIVVYIFLQDFRSTLIPAIAVPVAIVGTFFFLQLFGFSINMLTLFALVLAIGIVVDDAIVVVEAVHSKMEQTGMPVEQATTNSMSEISGAIISITLVMCAVFIPVGFMQGPAGVFYRQFAFTLVIAILISAVNALTLSPALCALLLNDPQGEHGEHGQKKGFGAKFFNAFNKSFNNMTKKYIYSLKFLIKNKWLAVGGLTVITAASVFLINKAPTGFIPTEDQGFVLYAVNTPPGSSLDRTHKATEQIDKIINGEKAKKHLWVADGMNFISNANASPYSAGFIKLKDYEDRGEMKDPDQIAAALTGKVAQVKDANAFFFNFPTVQGFGNVSGFEFMLQDKTNGSFEQLGVNTQVFIGELMKRPEIAFAFTTYAAGNPQYTIDVDTDKANQLGVSITELMQTMQIYYGSSFVSDFNRFGKYYRVMAQADIPYRTDANSMEGIYVKNKSGEMVPVKTLVTLKRTFGPETVSRNNLFNAVTINGTPKPGYSTGDAIKAVEEVAQKSLPRGYGYEWTGITREEIKTGGQTAFVFMLSILFVYFLLAAQYESYILPFAVILTIPTGIFGVFAFTGLAGIDNNIYVQVGLIMLVGLLAKNAILIVEFAVQRRKAGKTLIESALQASRLRLRPILMTSFAFIIGMLPLVWTQGAAAKGNHSIGISTVGGMFTGVVFGIFIIPVMYVIFQYLHEKMPSRKQKRLQKQKLEEELLATVH, encoded by the coding sequence ATGCTAAAACAATTTATAGATAGACCGGTACTTTCTACGGTTATCTCCATTATACTTTTGCTATTGGGAGCAATGTCGGTTTTCAACCTTCCCATTACGCTATTTCCCGATATTGCACCGCCTAGTGTTCAGGTGACGGCATTTTATCCGGGAGCGAATGCAGAAGTTGTTGCCCGTTCCGTGGCGGTTCCTATTGAGGAAGCGGTGAACGGTGTTGAGAACATGACGTACATGACCTCAAACTCAAGTAACGACGGATCAATGACCTTGAGCGTATTTTTCAAGCAGGGTTCAGATCCGGATAATGCTGCGGTAAATGTTCAAAACCGTGTTTCAAAAGCAATGAGCCAGCTTCCACAAGAAGTTGTACAGGCAGGAATCTCGACTCAGAAAGTTCAAAACAGTATGATTATGTTTATGGGACTTTCGAGTGATGACCCAAAACAATACGATGAGCTTTTCCTTCAAAATTATTTGAAAATCAATGTGATTCCACAAATACAGCGTATTCCGGGAGTTGCTCAGGCGCAGGTTTTCGGAACAAGAGATTATTCGATGAGACTTTGGCTGAAGCCAGACAGGTTGGCTGCCAATAATCTTTCTCCGCAGGAAGTTTTAGCAGCAGTAAAAGATCACAATCTTGAAGCTGCACCTGGACGTTTGGGACAGGGAAGTAAGGAAACTTACGAATATATTTTAAAGTATAAAGGTAAATTAAACAAAAACGAAGACTACGAAAATATTGCCATCAAATCGAACAGTGACGGTTCGTTTTTAAGATTAAAAGATGTTGCAAGAGTAGAATTCGGTTCATATACCTACACGGCAGCGAATAGAGTTGATGGAAAACCAGTTGCAGGTTTTGCTATTCTTCAAACTGCTGGTTCAAATGCTAACGAAATTTTAACTGATATTGAAAAGCAGGTTGAGCAGATGAAACCTTCGCTTCCCAAGGGAATTGAGCCAATTATCATGTACAATTCTAAAGACTTTTTGGATGCATCAATTCATCAGGTTGTAGAAACTTTAATTATCGCATTCATTTTGGTATTTATTGTAGTATATATTTTCCTTCAGGATTTCAGATCTACATTAATTCCTGCGATCGCCGTTCCGGTAGCAATTGTCGGTACGTTTTTCTTCCTTCAATTATTTGGTTTCAGCATCAATATGTTGACACTATTTGCATTAGTTCTTGCCATTGGTATTGTGGTGGATGATGCGATTGTTGTTGTAGAAGCCGTCCATTCTAAAATGGAACAGACAGGAATGCCGGTTGAGCAAGCAACAACAAACTCAATGAGTGAAATTTCTGGAGCGATTATTTCGATTACATTGGTGATGTGTGCCGTATTTATTCCGGTTGGTTTTATGCAAGGCCCTGCAGGAGTTTTCTACAGACAGTTTGCTTTTACTTTGGTCATTGCAATTTTGATTTCTGCGGTCAATGCATTGACATTAAGTCCTGCTTTATGTGCTTTATTATTAAATGATCCTCAGGGAGAACATGGTGAGCACGGTCAGAAAAAAGGTTTTGGAGCAAAGTTTTTTAACGCTTTCAACAAGAGCTTTAATAATATGACCAAAAAATACATTTACAGCCTGAAGTTTTTAATTAAAAATAAGTGGCTTGCGGTGGGAGGTTTAACCGTAATTACAGCAGCAAGTGTTTTCTTGATTAACAAAGCTCCTACAGGATTTATTCCTACAGAAGATCAGGGATTTGTTTTGTACGCAGTGAACACGCCACCGGGAAGTTCATTAGACAGAACACACAAAGCAACCGAACAGATTGATAAAATTATTAACGGTGAAAAAGCTAAAAAACATCTTTGGGTAGCCGACGGAATGAATTTCATCAGTAATGCCAATGCTTCACCATATTCTGCAGGTTTTATTAAGCTGAAAGATTATGAAGACCGTGGTGAAATGAAAGATCCAGATCAGATTGCAGCAGCTTTAACCGGAAAAGTAGCACAAGTAAAAGACGCCAACGCATTCTTCTTCAACTTCCCTACCGTACAGGGTTTTGGTAACGTTTCAGGTTTTGAATTTATGTTGCAGGATAAAACCAACGGTTCTTTTGAACAATTGGGAGTCAATACTCAGGTTTTCATTGGAGAGTTGATGAAACGTCCGGAAATTGCTTTTGCTTTTACAACCTACGCAGCCGGAAATCCTCAATATACCATTGATGTTGATACCGATAAAGCCAATCAGTTGGGAGTTTCTATTACAGAATTGATGCAGACGATGCAAATCTATTACGGAAGTAGTTTCGTTTCAGATTTCAACAGATTCGGAAAATATTATAGAGTGATGGCTCAGGCAGATATTCCTTACAGAACCGATGCAAATTCTATGGAAGGAATATATGTTAAAAATAAATCAGGCGAAATGGTTCCTGTAAAAACATTAGTAACCTTAAAAAGAACTTTCGGACCGGAAACCGTTTCAAGGAACAACTTATTCAACGCTGTGACAATCAATGGAACTCCAAAACCGGGTTACAGTACAGGTGATGCCATCAAAGCAGTAGAAGAAGTTGCCCAAAAATCACTTCCAAGAGGTTACGGCTATGAATGGACGGGAATTACCCGTGAAGAAATCAAGACTGGCGGACAGACCGCTTTTGTATTTATGCTAAGTATTTTATTTGTGTATTTCTTATTGGCAGCTCAGTACGAAAGCTACATCCTTCCGTTTGCGGTTATTTTAACGATTCCAACAGGGATTTTCGGAGTATTTGCTTTTACAGGATTAGCCGGAATTGACAATAACATTTACGTTCAGGTCGGATTGATCATGCTCGTCGGATTGTTAGCGAAAAATGCTATTCTGATTGTCGAGTTTGCCGTTCAGCGAAGAAAAGCAGGAAAAACTTTAATTGAATCTGCACTTCAGGCTTCAAGACTACGTTTAAGACCAATTTTGATGACTTCATTTGCTTTCATCATCGGTATGTTACCGTTGGTTTGGACACAAGGTGCAGCAGCAAAAGGAAATCACTCTATCGGGATCAGTACCGTTGGTGGAATGTTTACAGGAGTTGTCTTCGGGATTTTCATTATTCCGGTGATGTATGTCATCTTCCAGTATTTACACGAAAAAATGCCGAGCAGAAAACAAAAAAGACTTCAAAAGCAAAAACTGGAAGAAGAACTTTTAGCAACAGTACATTAA
- a CDS encoding TetR/AcrR family transcriptional regulator, producing the protein MLTLLVKKIMGLHERRQREKESIRANILQAAFTLAKTDGWASLSIRKIADAIEYSAPVVYDHFENKEAILYEISINGFHCLQIELLKAQKKHETPEDQLTAIVDAYWNFAFKNKEYYQLMFGLGMQCSGKGLMKEEFSSFQDMIFDCTYEIIKKKGSNEDGACHSSHALFSAVHGLISIMMMRNDDIPSTMNKTTLDETVSAFIKSL; encoded by the coding sequence TTGCTAACACTGTTAGTAAAGAAAATCATGGGCTTACATGAACGTCGTCAAAGAGAAAAAGAATCTATTCGTGCAAATATTTTGCAGGCTGCATTCACTTTGGCTAAAACTGACGGCTGGGCATCGCTTTCTATTCGTAAGATAGCTGATGCAATTGAGTACAGTGCTCCTGTTGTCTATGATCATTTCGAAAACAAAGAAGCGATTTTATATGAAATTTCTATCAACGGATTTCATTGTCTGCAAATAGAATTGCTGAAAGCTCAGAAGAAACATGAAACTCCAGAAGATCAATTGACAGCAATTGTAGACGCTTATTGGAATTTTGCATTTAAGAATAAAGAATATTACCAATTGATGTTTGGTTTGGGAATGCAGTGTAGTGGAAAAGGTTTGATGAAAGAGGAATTTTCATCTTTCCAGGATATGATTTTTGACTGTACTTACGAAATTATTAAGAAAAAAGGATCCAACGAAGATGGTGCATGCCACTCTTCTCACGCTTTGTTTTCTGCAGTTCACGGATTAATCTCGATTATGATGATGAGAAATGATGACATTCCTTCAACGATGAACAAAACTACTTTAGACGAAACAGTTTCGGCTTTTATTAAATCTTTGTAA
- the gmk gene encoding guanylate kinase: protein MNKVIIFSAPSGSGKTTLVKHSLEAIPELEFSISCTTRQPRGSEIHTIDYHFISPEEFRQKISDEAFVEFEEVYTDKYYGTLKSEVEKIWNQGKVVIFDVDVKGGISLKKYFGEKALSIFIEPPSIAELERRLNSRGTDDAETIKTRVEKAEEELTYAIEFDEIVINSDLDIAKKEIESLIKRFIEETRS from the coding sequence ATGAATAAAGTTATCATATTTTCAGCACCATCGGGAAGTGGGAAAACGACATTGGTAAAACATTCTCTGGAAGCAATTCCTGAGCTTGAATTTTCTATTTCATGTACCACAAGACAGCCCAGAGGAAGTGAAATTCATACCATCGATTATCATTTTATTTCTCCTGAAGAATTCAGACAGAAAATCTCTGATGAAGCTTTTGTAGAATTTGAAGAGGTTTATACCGATAAATATTACGGAACTTTAAAATCGGAGGTTGAAAAAATCTGGAATCAGGGAAAAGTTGTTATTTTTGATGTAGACGTAAAAGGCGGAATTTCATTAAAAAAATATTTTGGAGAAAAAGCATTGTCTATTTTCATAGAACCACCTTCAATTGCCGAATTGGAACGAAGATTGAATTCTAGAGGAACGGATGATGCCGAAACCATAAAAACCCGCGTAGAAAAAGCTGAAGAAGAGCTTACCTACGCCATAGAATTTGACGAAATCGTGATTAATTCCGATTTAGATATTGCAAAAAAAGAAATAGAAAGTTTAATAAAACGTTTCATAGAAGAAACTAGAAGTTAG
- a CDS encoding bacteriocin-like protein, which yields MKNLKKLNRGKLKSVNGGAVCNENCPPGPYGPGPDFPRSCEAYNALPKCCQSKVLVHMDCVDGGGLS from the coding sequence ATGAAAAATCTAAAAAAATTAAACAGAGGAAAGTTGAAATCTGTTAATGGTGGTGCAGTTTGTAATGAAAATTGCCCTCCCGGACCATACGGACCCGGCCCTGATTTTCCACGTTCATGTGAAGCGTATAATGCGCTACCAAAATGTTGCCAATCTAAAGTTTTAGTACATATGGATTGTGTAGATGGAGGAGGTCTTTCGTAA
- the folB gene encoding dihydroneopterin aldolase, translating to MMSKIFLEDVKIYAYHGVLPEENIIGTYYILNAEIHTDLWDAAVSDDLNDTISYADINEIIHDEMKIQSKLLEHVAGRIITKINEKFNQISYIKLRITKTSPPMKGEMKGASIELEKSFLLGGITENE from the coding sequence ATCATGAGTAAAATCTTTTTAGAAGATGTAAAAATCTACGCTTACCACGGCGTTCTTCCCGAAGAAAACATTATCGGCACTTATTATATTTTAAATGCAGAAATTCATACAGATTTGTGGGATGCTGCCGTTTCTGATGATTTGAACGACACTATTAGTTATGCAGATATTAATGAAATCATTCATGACGAAATGAAAATTCAGTCTAAATTGCTGGAACATGTGGCAGGAAGGATTATTACTAAAATCAACGAGAAATTTAATCAAATTTCTTACATCAAATTAAGAATTACCAAAACAAGTCCACCAATGAAAGGTGAAATGAAAGGTGCAAGTATTGAGCTTGAAAAAAGTTTTTTATTAGGCGGAATTACAGAAAATGAGTAA
- a CDS encoding efflux transporter outer membrane subunit, which produces MKRVKNIIIAFGIALGAVSCVPKLAYQETKPELPETFKYTATADTASVANLEWKQFFNDPILQDLIEKGIKNNYDLQIALKQVASSQEKLKQAKYLQYPDVGFGVSAQISKPSKNSMNGQSLNLFLGQSHVEDYNAAFNLSWEADIWGKIKNQQEVSKMQYLQTYEATKAIQTQVVAAIAQGYYNLLMLDKQLQIAKSNLDLSTNTISLTEKLWQSGDTTSLGVQQATAQKQSTELLITQLEQNIAIQENALSILVGENPNKVNRTIEMSDTSLPQDISAGLPAAMVSRRPDVRQQELVLLESNSLVGIAQANMYPSLKITANGGVNSFKVDNWFSIPASLFGSVLGGITQPIFQKRQLKTDLNVAKIQREKNVLAFRQSVLNAVGEVSDALVSNESLKVQEQKATEQVTTLKNGIKSAEMLYKGGMANYLEVITAQGNSLQAELNLASVKRQRLSSIVDLYRALGGGWK; this is translated from the coding sequence ATGAAAAGAGTAAAAAATATAATCATCGCTTTTGGAATTGCATTAGGTGCAGTTTCCTGCGTCCCAAAATTGGCATATCAGGAAACAAAACCCGAACTTCCAGAAACGTTCAAATATACCGCAACCGCTGATACCGCAAGTGTTGCCAACTTAGAATGGAAACAGTTTTTCAACGATCCTATTTTACAGGATTTAATCGAAAAAGGAATTAAAAACAACTACGATTTACAGATTGCTTTAAAACAAGTTGCTTCTTCACAGGAAAAACTGAAACAGGCAAAATATCTTCAATATCCTGATGTAGGTTTCGGAGTTTCAGCACAAATTTCAAAGCCTTCCAAAAACAGCATGAACGGACAAAGCTTAAATTTATTTTTAGGACAAAGCCATGTTGAAGATTATAATGCAGCATTCAATTTATCTTGGGAAGCAGACATTTGGGGTAAAATTAAAAACCAACAGGAGGTTTCAAAAATGCAGTATCTGCAAACTTATGAAGCGACAAAAGCAATTCAAACACAAGTTGTTGCTGCAATTGCTCAAGGTTATTACAATTTATTAATGCTTGATAAACAATTACAAATTGCAAAATCAAACTTAGATTTAAGCACCAATACCATTTCTCTTACAGAAAAATTGTGGCAAAGCGGTGATACTACTTCTTTGGGAGTTCAACAGGCGACTGCTCAAAAGCAATCGACAGAACTTTTGATTACCCAACTGGAGCAAAATATTGCCATTCAGGAAAATGCATTGAGTATTTTGGTGGGCGAAAATCCAAATAAAGTCAACAGAACCATTGAAATGTCTGACACTTCTTTGCCACAAGATATTTCTGCGGGACTTCCTGCAGCAATGGTAAGCCGTCGTCCTGATGTTCGTCAGCAGGAATTGGTTTTATTAGAATCTAATTCATTGGTAGGAATTGCACAGGCAAATATGTATCCTTCGTTGAAAATTACAGCAAATGGTGGAGTCAACTCATTTAAAGTTGATAACTGGTTTTCAATTCCGGCATCTTTGTTCGGTTCTGTTTTAGGTGGAATTACTCAGCCTATTTTTCAGAAAAGACAATTGAAAACAGATTTAAATGTTGCTAAAATTCAGAGAGAGAAAAACGTTTTGGCGTTCCGTCAATCAGTTTTAAATGCTGTAGGTGAAGTTTCTGATGCCTTGGTTTCTAATGAAAGTTTAAAAGTTCAGGAGCAAAAAGCAACCGAACAGGTAACAACCTTGAAAAATGGAATAAAAAGTGCCGAAATGCTTTACAAAGGTGGAATGGCAAATTACTTAGAAGTGATTACGGCTCAGGGAAATTCTTTACAGGCTGAACTAAATCTTGCGTCTGTAAAAAGACAGAGATTAAGTAGTATTGTAGATTTGTACCGAGCTTTAGGTGGCGGTTGGAAGTAG
- the nadA gene encoding quinolinate synthase NadA: MSTETLEKAKSTLPVRGFLDIKDIDIPQGEDLVKAILQLKEEKNAVILAHYYQPGEIQDIADFLGDSLQLARQAKDTDADMIVFCGVHFMAEAAKILNPTKKVVLPDTMAGCSLADGCSGEGLRKMREQHPNALIATYINCNAETKAESDIIVTSSNAETVIEALPTDRPIIFAPDKNLGRYLSKKTGRDMILWDGSCIVHEAFSMERIAQQLADNPDAKMIAHPESEEAVLKLAHFIGSTSALLNFVEKDDCQKFIIATEEGILHEMRKRAPHKELIPALVFDESCNCSECFYMKRNTMEKLYLCMKYELPEILIEEELRLRALKPIEAMLDLSKSIK, encoded by the coding sequence ATGAGCACCGAAACATTAGAAAAAGCTAAATCTACCCTTCCTGTAAGAGGATTTTTAGATATAAAAGATATTGACATTCCTCAAGGAGAAGACCTGGTAAAAGCAATTCTTCAACTGAAAGAAGAAAAAAATGCCGTTATTCTGGCGCATTATTATCAACCTGGCGAAATTCAGGATATTGCTGATTTCTTGGGAGATTCTCTTCAATTGGCAAGACAAGCAAAAGATACAGATGCCGACATGATTGTATTTTGCGGAGTACACTTTATGGCTGAAGCTGCAAAAATTCTGAACCCGACCAAAAAAGTTGTCCTTCCAGATACAATGGCAGGATGTTCTTTAGCAGACGGTTGCTCAGGAGAAGGTTTGAGAAAAATGCGTGAGCAACATCCAAATGCTTTAATTGCAACATACATCAACTGTAACGCTGAAACAAAGGCAGAAAGTGATATTATCGTAACCAGTTCAAATGCTGAAACGGTGATTGAAGCCTTACCGACAGACAGACCTATTATTTTCGCTCCGGATAAGAATTTAGGAAGATATTTATCTAAAAAAACCGGTCGTGACATGATTCTTTGGGATGGAAGCTGCATCGTACACGAAGCTTTCTCAATGGAAAGAATTGCACAGCAGTTGGCAGATAACCCGGATGCAAAAATGATTGCACACCCTGAAAGTGAAGAAGCTGTTTTAAAATTGGCTCACTTCATCGGTTCTACTTCTGCTCTTTTGAATTTTGTAGAAAAAGACGATTGTCAGAAATTCATTATTGCAACTGAGGAAGGAATTCTTCACGAGATGAGAAAACGTGCACCGCATAAAGAACTGATTCCTGCTTTGGTTTTTGACGAAAGCTGTAACTGCTCAGAATGTTTTTATATGAAGAGAAATACAATGGAAAAATTGTATCTGTGTATGAAATATGAGCTTCCTGAAATTTTAATTGAAGAAGAACTTCGGCTGAGAGCGTTAAAACCCATTGAAGCAATGCTTGATCTTTCGAAAAGCATCAAATAA
- the miaA gene encoding tRNA (adenosine(37)-N6)-dimethylallyltransferase MiaA has translation MKNKNLISVVGPTGIGKTRLAIDLAKHFSTEIVSCDSRQFFKEMIIGTASPSAEELAEAPHHFIGNLSVEEYYSIGQYEEDALKKLNELFEKYDTVILVGGSMMYEKAVIEGLNDLPEANDENQNKLQEILDNEGIEKLQEMLKELDPEYFEVVDFHNHRRLLRAIDVIWQTSKKYSELIAVSQDSRDFNVIRIGIEAPREELYDRINRRVDIMMEKGLVDEAKSLEKFKHLTALNTVGYSELFKYFDEEWDLEFAVSEIKKNSRRYAKRQLTWYRKADDIHYLQLGYSQEDFDGLIEYINKETLK, from the coding sequence GTGAAAAATAAAAATTTGATTTCTGTTGTAGGACCTACCGGAATTGGAAAAACAAGATTGGCCATTGATTTAGCAAAACATTTCAGTACAGAAATTGTTTCCTGCGATTCTCGTCAGTTTTTTAAGGAAATGATTATCGGAACGGCTTCACCATCTGCAGAAGAATTGGCAGAAGCACCTCATCATTTTATTGGAAATCTTTCGGTTGAGGAATATTATTCAATCGGGCAATACGAAGAAGATGCCTTAAAAAAACTCAACGAACTTTTTGAAAAATATGATACTGTCATTTTGGTTGGTGGAAGTATGATGTATGAAAAAGCAGTGATTGAAGGTTTGAATGATTTGCCGGAAGCGAATGATGAAAATCAAAATAAACTTCAGGAAATTCTCGATAACGAAGGAATCGAAAAATTGCAGGAAATGCTGAAAGAATTAGATCCTGAATATTTTGAGGTGGTAGATTTTCACAATCATAGAAGACTCTTACGTGCCATTGATGTGATTTGGCAGACCAGCAAAAAATATTCTGAATTAATTGCTGTTTCACAAGACTCAAGAGATTTTAATGTCATCCGAATTGGAATTGAAGCTCCGAGAGAAGAATTGTACGACAGAATCAATAGAAGAGTGGATATCATGATGGAGAAAGGTTTGGTAGATGAAGCAAAAAGTTTAGAAAAATTCAAACATTTGACCGCTTTGAATACTGTTGGATATTCAGAATTATTTAAATATTTCGATGAAGAATGGGATTTGGAATTTGCGGTCTCCGAAATTAAGAAAAACAGCAGAAGATATGCAAAACGTCAATTGACTTGGTATCGAAAAGCGGATGATATTCATTATTTGCAGTTGGGATATTCTCAAGAGGATTTTGATGGTTTGATTGAATATATTAATAAAGAAACTTTGAAATAA
- a CDS encoding efflux RND transporter periplasmic adaptor subunit gives MKTIAKAKLIVLISSIILLQNCTKAAEGSNAAPPAPELPVYTVTTSPATIYQEFPTALEGKNNVEIRSQVDGYLDKIYVEEGAYVRAGQALFKIDSRAYGEQMNMANANLQVANANIQKAKVEVDRLEPLVSAKVVSEVQLRTAKANYAAAVAAASQARASVGGAKINVGFTTITAPVSGYIGRIPYKKGSLISRTDPSPLTLLSDISEIYAYFSLSELDFIGFQKKYEGATLNEKLKNMPMVDLVIADNSTYPEKGKMSIVDGQFDKTTGAISVRAVFPNANGALRTGNTGRIRMPQLMSNALIIPQESTFEIQDKTYVYVVGKDQKVTSKPITISGKTENYYFISEGVKAGEKIVFVGLGNLKDGVSIKQKNISSDSLLKARPL, from the coding sequence ATGAAAACAATTGCAAAAGCAAAATTAATCGTACTTATATCGAGTATCATTCTTTTACAAAATTGCACAAAAGCAGCAGAAGGCTCTAATGCTGCTCCACCCGCTCCTGAATTGCCAGTTTATACCGTTACTACATCTCCAGCAACAATATATCAGGAATTTCCAACTGCATTGGAAGGAAAAAACAATGTGGAAATCAGATCTCAGGTTGACGGATATTTAGATAAAATTTACGTAGAAGAAGGCGCATACGTAAGAGCCGGACAAGCTTTGTTTAAAATAGATTCCAGAGCTTACGGAGAGCAGATGAATATGGCCAATGCCAATTTACAGGTTGCCAATGCCAATATTCAGAAGGCGAAAGTTGAAGTTGACAGGCTGGAACCACTTGTATCTGCGAAAGTAGTTTCTGAGGTACAGTTGAGAACGGCAAAGGCAAATTACGCAGCAGCCGTAGCAGCAGCATCACAAGCAAGAGCTTCAGTAGGTGGAGCTAAAATCAATGTAGGATTTACAACGATTACGGCACCAGTAAGTGGTTATATCGGAAGAATACCTTATAAAAAAGGAAGCTTAATTTCAAGAACAGATCCAAGCCCGCTGACTTTACTATCAGATATCAGCGAAATCTACGCCTATTTCTCTTTGAGTGAACTTGATTTTATCGGTTTCCAGAAAAAATATGAGGGAGCTACTTTAAACGAGAAACTTAAAAATATGCCGATGGTAGATTTAGTGATTGCCGACAACAGCACCTATCCAGAAAAAGGTAAAATGAGCATTGTTGACGGACAATTCGACAAAACAACAGGAGCAATCAGCGTTCGTGCCGTTTTTCCAAATGCAAACGGAGCATTGAGAACAGGAAATACGGGTAGAATTCGTATGCCTCAATTAATGTCGAATGCATTAATCATTCCACAGGAATCTACGTTTGAAATTCAAGATAAAACTTACGTTTACGTTGTCGGAAAAGATCAGAAAGTAACCAGCAAGCCCATCACTATTTCAGGAAAAACGGAAAACTATTACTTTATTTCTGAGGGTGTAAAAGCAGGCGAAAAAATAGTCTTTGTTGGTTTAGGCAACTTAAAAGACGGCGTTTCCATCAAACAAAAAAATATTTCTTCTGATAGTCTTTTGAAAGCAAGACCATTATAA